Genomic DNA from Chaetodon auriga isolate fChaAug3 chromosome 13, fChaAug3.hap1, whole genome shotgun sequence:
CAGCTCCTCCATGGTGCCTGGGCGGATTAGCGACAATTCACAGAATGTCTCAGTAATTCAACAATCAGCTTAATTGAAGCCTTTGAAAGCCCACTCAAGAGCAGATGACACAGTAGCAATGAGCTTGAGAGCAGAGTTATGATAAATTTAACTTATTTACTGAGGCTGCATATACAATCTCACACCCTCACAGGTGACAATATTTTAGTCAAGACCTGAATATAGGCCAAGACCAAATTTATGTCCATTCCCAGGTGGCATATCCAAGACATTTGTGTCGCACTGAGGAGATACACAAGATTTTTATTATGATTGCTCCTGTTATCACTACTATCTACTAATAGCAGCTTAAGactactgaaaaaaaaaaaaaaaactcaaaatgcagAGCAGAAGTGCAGAAGTGACAGACATTTCTGCGCTACAAACACTATCATCCTCAGAGTCCAAGAGCAATGTTTCGACTGCTAggcactgtgctgtgctgctgtgggacTGTTACGTGAGCTCCCTGGGCTTCAGTGTTGCTGCAGACTCAGAGGGATCTGCCCACTAAACCTGTGCTTTAATGAGACAACCATTTTGAATCTGCAAAGGAATAGATATAAGTAGAGGCAAACACAGGGAGAAATTCCTCTTAATAACAAAGTACAAAAACATAGCAGCTAGGAATAGAGCCAACCTGCGGTCATACAAAGATAAGTCAAATGATGGATGTGCaccaaataaagacaaacacactaaCTCTTAACATCCATTtaaagccacacaaacacacaccaatcaACTACGACAGCAGCATATAGAGTTACTCTTCACCTCCAAAAATTGCCACATACCAGTAGGTGTAATGAGAAATGCGGACTAAAGAAGACATGCCAAAGCACCACCTAATCCTAACTAAACATATATGTGACTTCAGCTGAATGTGAGGGTGGGGAGGGATCAGTTAATTTGAGCAGAGCTCCAGGGAACCATCACAGAAATGGCTGATAATGAAACAAAGTCTTTTTTAGATGAAGGGAGACAATACTTGTAAATTAATGAGCAGCTCAGAGAACCACATTCTGATTACATCACGTTTATTATTTAAAAACCACCGATCCAATAAATGTTCTCAATAAAGTACAACTTccagaaagacaaacactgcTTGCATGTAATGACAACTTCCTTGTTTACATATGCAAATTAATAAAAGAATCATGCATACATACCAAGTTTCGCATCTTAAAACAACCAACAATCTTAGTTTAGATATTTAATTTAGGTCCAGAGTTGTAGGGTCCGACAGATGGTGAATGATACAAAACAAGCCTTAGATGGAAAAGCTAAACAAAAAGGCCATTCATTATATGCTCTAAAACTCTGGTTAACTCATGTTCTTTTTACCAGTGTGCTAATAACAATCTTACAGAACAATCACAGGCTCATTCCAGCagcagaccaaaaaaaaaacaaaaacccatcACGTCATATTTTTACATAACCATCCTGGTGACAGTTATGGACAAGTTTTAGATTAAGTTTAGGATTTGACAGAATGCCTGAAGACGCAATTGGTCACACAGGAATAACCTTAACAGTGCAACATGGGATGAAAACTGGCAAATTGAGAACAGCCACACTTATTGATACGGCCATGATTACAAGTGATTCTCAGTACATCATATGAAGTTGTGCACTGAAATGCAATCAAGTGTCAAATCTAGCAGCACAGAGGCAAAGGAAATGTAGGCCACATTCAGTACTTGTCTGACTGGAAGTCAATTATCAGATGCATCTAACTGTCTAAGGATGAGAACAAAGCTTCATATTTATAATCTGGATGTAGAATATAACTGGacttaaaataaaaattctGCAGTAAACTGAAAGACACTTCCCTGGATTAAGTATCCTGAACTGTTAACATAACCTTTTGTTTGTTAATGACTTACCACAGAGGCAGTGATATAATTTTCTGGCATTGTAAACTAACCTTTGCTAACACACTGCTCCCTGATTACATCTAAATATCATATTAACAGCCACTGCCTTAGAGACACTAAGAGACACCTaggttaaaaatgttaataGGACAAATCTTAGTAACAGTCACGCAACATTTGGGACCATTTCCTCTTCCTAAAGCATATAAGAGACAAGAAAATAGCTTgtcacatttcccatgatggGTCTGTGACTACTAATCTAACTTGTGGTTCATTTTGCCAAAGAAGTCATCGACCACAGCCATCATCAGTCATACACAACTATAGGCTGGCTGTGATTGCTGCAAGTGGCATCTGCAtcgaaaacaaaacaaaaagctgaaaaaaaacatgcaaagcaTGTGACTTTGCATCTTGCCATTAACTAGGCAAGGTTTTTTTGCTATGAGGGAATACAGCAGTACCAAATATTTAGCCCTGTAATCACCAAGACATACAGAGACAAGCCTTCTCACTTTGTTTCCAAACAGTTTTACTAGCAAGTATAACTCGTGTAGTGAATAAATGACTGGTGTGTTCAGTGTTTACTGTTTTATCCTGACTACAGGCACTGCAATAATCCTGTAAAAACCATAGCCTTAATGagaaactgcagctttaaaagccTTGCTACCGCTGCTATTCAGACCAATCTTGGTCCTGCTGAGATGGATCAAAACTGTTATCTCACATTTCACCCTGAATGTTCAAGCCAGTTTCACATCATAAATACAAATAAGCTGTGTGGTGTTTCAATCATGAAGGCCTCAGCGCATAACTATTATCTATATTCAAGCCCCTGCAGGAACAAGTGGTTGAACCCTTACAACTCTTGCTGTGGATGTCATTTTAACTCTGTGCTGCTCAGTCAGCAGTGACCACCTGTTTATGGCAGACActtggaaaatgttaaaaaatctCTGCCATGAACAGTCTTGGATTACTTCCCCCTAGATTCACTCATTGGCAACTTAAGCTACTaatcataataacaataattttaattataatagtaataacacagacaacaacaacagtctcACAATTTCCAGTATTTCTAAGTATCATACTGATGTGATGTGGGCAGCCATCACTGATTAATGTCAATCAATGCACGCAACACCGACAATATAAAGAAATGGAGAAGCTACCCTAATGTCCAAAGCTACGTTTAAGTCCGCCATAATGACAATATCCAGTGAAAACTACTCGAGATGCAAGGAGGCGTGATTATCACAGGTTATGTGTCAACTACTTTTTGATCACCCAATATGACTAAATAAGCATCAATCCTTTGATTGCgtgtaaatgttagcatgcaaactgCACAGCCCAAAGCAGTCTGTATACCATGGGTGGCCCTTCAATTTTGTTGGGACATCTAGCGTTTCACGAACACTGAGCTCTTTCCTCCAAGTTAGTAATACTAAAAGGTCAAACAAGGCTACCTACCATGCAATGCTGCGACGTTAGCATCTATAGCAAATGGCTATCTTACAGACCACAACTATACTTAATGTTAGATTTATAGCTGCTGTCATGTTTAAAGCCGATCTCAGACCACTCTGCACCGCTAATATGATGATTAACGTCAGTTACACTGATATTGTGAACAGCATTGGTCGGGAACCACCACCGTCAACGCACAAAGGATTGCTAACAGTGCGATGCACACTTAACTTGTGCATTACTTGCCACCGATCCAGTGATATAACGTTAACCATCATAAAAAATGCTTGATCTCTTTCCCTGCATTTACTGATCCGTTTTGCATCCATCTGTAACTTGACTGATGTTTGCTCTTATAACGGCAGCAGCATGCTTAAACACGGATGCACCGAGTACAGCGGTAACCTTTCTGCTCTCGTAAAGGTTTATCGCCATTATGCACGTATTTGTCTTGAGGTTACTTCACTGGCCTGAGCACAGAATGACGGTCCTGTGTCCTCAGTGCTACTAGCTAGCCATACAGGCTCAATTGACTTTGGAGCTGACGCGTTActgtaacgttagctagcaagcAGGTTTCGCCACCAAGATTTGCTCGGTCATTTAAATACAATTTCCTTTCGTTCTTCCCAAAATGACCTAAACGAGCAGGAAGAAAGGACACATGCGTCTTAAAACGTTTCACGATACCTTCCTGGGCCTTCACCACAGCCGTGGTTTGTTGCTGAAAACACAGTCCGTGTTGGGGACGTGGAGAGCTGGGACCAAAGATGGCGTCCCCTCCAAACTTCCACTACTTTGGACACTCATCAAGCTACTTTTCGTGTGTTGGCACAGCAGCGCACACGTTAATCTTTCACATAGTGTGAAAATCACCAACTGGCATCACACACTTGTGTTTACATGGGCACAGTGAGTGTAACTGAACGAAAACGTCTAATTATTATCTGTTTTTAGGACACCAACCTCTTCACACCTCAGCACTGCGTCCTGGCTCCAGGGCCACCTCTCCGTCTTCAAGTGGTTGCCTATGAAACGTCACGCATCGTGTGCAAAATTCTTATCGCGATGCATGAAGGAACCATCCAGACATAAAGACTACTTTGACATTATACACACCGAACTCTGCATAAGCACGTTTTACATACGAGTTATAGACTTTAATCACAGGAAATTATGAtgtctgtccttttcttttgaagaaataaaataactgcTGGACTATATTAAAAAAGGTCATGGATGCCCATTTCAGCAGAGAAGACAATTCTGACTTAGTGATATTTAATCATAACTATAAAACTTAAGTCACAATTTTTAAATAAGTCAAAATCAGAAAGTTAAACATATGTTATGATTTTGATCCATTTCATAATTTAGAACCTTACAATTTCGACCTATTTAGTCACTGTCTTCACTTACCATCTCATAATTTGACTTTTGAGTATTTTTATCATGTAAATACTGTCAGTAGTTGAAtataactgagtacatttactcaagtactgtactgagGCACAAATccgaggtacttgtactttacttgagtatttctgtttaatgAAACTTCATGCTTATACTCATATTACTCTACATCTcagatattgtactttttacttcactgcatctgcctgacagctttagttactcgTTACTTTTCAGAATACAAGttttcatacccttcctgtccagtgaaaactaCGTAGCTCAAGATTTAGTGATTTTTAATTGGAATTtttgtgataaactgaaggattaagtgttcctttAGGAGATGAGGAAATTCTCCTACTTATTAGGATGGGGTATGTTCAGTGTGGTAttgatacttttactgaagtatcTGATAGTCAAAATACTCATCTCATGGATATCATTACAGTGATCTACAGTACATAAAACCAGATAACACCAGAGctttgtttgacatgtttttattgcatacAATCTTGTTGTTGTACACTCCTTTGGTAAAAAATTAATGAATGATAAGCAAAGTATAAAAAAGTCCTATAGCTCCAAAGCAGGCTGTGCATGGCGGCTTGTTAAGATGGCGAAGGTGGATATAATTTCCTATACTTGCCCTGCATCCAAACCCGATGCATTGCAACCTTCTTTCCTCTGTTCACTTGAAGTCGTCTGTCTTCCAGATTCTGAACTTCTTCCAGTCCGGCATTGGAAAATAAATCATGAACTTCTTCTGtaaaaatatgtataataaCACTGTCAGTAAGCAGGGCTGTAGCCGGGATTTCTGAAATACTGAGCTCATCCCTCCAAGTCCCCTCTTCCTTAGAAACATATttcatgtattatttatttgtccttcaAGAGTCAATCTTAAATATACCATATCAACCTATTCCAGTACCCCAAATACCCACCTAAGAAGAATTTAACCCACCCAGGTTCCTAAAATGTCCATATTTCAAGATAAAATGGCAACAGTGGCAGCTACGGTCCTGTCAGCAACTATTTACTCGATGTGGAAGAGAATGCACATCTCACGGTGCACAATTACCTTTAGTGAAAAAGTACACACAGGTTCCATCTCCACGAGTGTAGAAATTCTCTGATAAGCACCGTCCTGATTGTGAGAGATTAAAAGATTAAATGactaaaaatgaaatttattaaactgtcaacaacaaaaaaaagaaacactgcagacacatcaaACTATACACAGAGTACATAACAAATTAGGTACAGAAGATCAAATGGCTGTATTGAGGAGCGTGTTACGAGCTGGAGGCTCACCCTTCTTAAACCTGAGTTGTGAGAAGTCGTATCTCCCATAATCACGGAAGAGGAAGATCCCTCCATGTTTCAGGTATGTAGACAGTCGGTTCACAACTCCTTGAATTCTGTCGATGGATGGAACAATAGTCTTGACCAATAGGATTGCAGCTAATGAGGATCCAAGTAACCATGAACAAAATATATGCAGGCTTTATGGGAATATATTCATTGAGGCCTTAAACAGCCACACAACTGAAGTACTACAATATGAGATGTCTTACATGGACAGTGCTAAGgtaaaaaactaaaatatgCAAGCTGCcagcatttattttcaaatgtctgtTCAGTTAAAATGTTGTTAACTGCCTGGGGAAAGTGAAAGTGGGTTTGGGGCATTATAGGGGTTGTGGAGGGTCTGCCAGGTGAGAAATGATGTCAAGCTGTCCTTTGTCTTATAACCTTCACCTACCGGTCAGGATGAATCGAGGAGAGCACAAAGACTGCCAGAATAACATCCAGGCTctgaggagggaaaggaaaggaggccATCTCCTCACAAATGTCATGGACAAAGGCATGACACAGTGAGTCATCGTAGTCTGGGTGGTCCTATATGAGGAGAATAAACAGCTAAGGCACACAAAGTCTGATTCTAAATGGTAGTTCAGATACAGATTTGGGTAGCTGGTCAGTGTGCTGCAACCATATATAACATTTAACTCTAATCAAGTGATTTCCATTGTCTGTCTTCTCTATCatattgaatgtgtgtgcacatttcaCACCAGCCTGATGAATTTAAACTCTTTTGACAAAAATCCATTATTTCTAATAAGACacatctaattttttttttcgaTCTTTGGACAGTTTGGCTTTATGCTCTTCATCTACTGAGAAATAACttgttaaagaaaagaaatatatCCCACTATTTCAGGTTACAAACACTTTcaaacagatgaagatgagTTTTAACATGATGTTATTTGCTGAGCCCAAATTACAAAGATACTTTATACTCGAATCCTGTGCAAAAATATCATCTACAAAAGACCTGCTAGGCAGAGTACTTTTAAGTGCTGCATTATTCTGGAAAGCTCAAAGACTGATGACAGCTTTACAATGAATTAATTAAGTTATTACTTCATCAGATATTAATGCAATCTGTCTAAATATTTTAGCAGTCTATGACATGCTGGACTTGATCATAATCTGATATGACTGTAAATATCCTCAACATATTGTCTAGATGACATAAGTGCTGTAACAGCATCACTGCTAGTTTGAATTGGACCTTATACAGCTTTGGTTGTTTTAAAATATAAGTGATATCAGTAAACATTCCTTTGAAGAAATGCATTAACCGCAATACAGTCCAGAATCTGCGTGTTCATACCAAACATTAGAAATGCTTACCTTGACCAGCTGAATGGCACATGGAGAGAAGTCACAACAGTACAAAAAGGCATCCGTTTCTCTGTGAAACAGCCACAGTCACTGTTAGGACCCGTACATCATTATAAATACAGCACAACTGTGTGATGAAGCACCAGAAATCTTTAGCTAAGGAAGCAGACAGGCTTTTTTTCcatagaagacattttgacatgtcacagcaggaaaagaaaagctctgaaaactaaaattaatgatggctgaattccatctTGCTGCTTGTGCATGCTGGTTCCCTGTCATGATGTACTGGTGCACTTTACTAGAACAGGGCCGTCGTTAAAGGGTATGACAATTTGAAGCAGGGTTATATGAGGTACTTATCAATAGTCAGCGTACTACCTACAGTAGATGGCGGTTGACACACCATCAAACAGCACTTTGCAATGGAAACTGAAGCCGTTAATACTGCTCTCTCCAAAGGCCACAGTCCAAACCAAACTCctgtgacaaaaacagtcattttacctcacagaacaCCCAAGGTGGAGGTCTACGCTGCCTGGATCAATTAGTTTGATTTTGTAACGGAAAAGCCCATTAATACCTAATCAAATGCTTTGTTGCGCCTTGTATCTCAAATTCAGCAAATTCACTGAACTACACAAAAGTAGTCAGTTTGGTTTATATGCATTCTAACAATACAAAGaatacagcacatttcacacTGTGGTAGAAATCCTGCTCCTGTCCACAGAAGTCCAAAATGTTAAGGCATATTATTCAAGATGAGCCACAGTCTTGTGCAAGTTGGGAATTTACTTACTTTATGGATTTAACGATGGGAAATACACTGTTTCCTACTCCACATCCAACCTGTGAAGAGGAAATACATTTCGATGATTTTTCTGTCTAGTGAAACATGGAAAAGCAAACACTTCAATACAGCAACTATAAACTGACTGCTTTTTACATCACAATAAATGGTCTGCATGCAGTAATCTATATTAAAACACGTAAACAACTTTGAGAACCTCCAAGATCCTGAAAGACGCATGCTGGCCAGGGAAAATAGCAGTCTGTACGGCAGCTTCATCTTTTTCTAGTCGAGGCTCCTGATGGTTGGAGGTGTCTGGACTTCTGTGATGGTTTGTGGGACCGTTGTGTTGCTGGTGCCtggtctctgtgtctgtgctggatCCAGTAGGTGGTGCCTGTTGATCAGCCAGGCTCATGTTTGTGGCTTGGCTTTTTGCACCTGCAGGAAGCAGTTCTGGGAATTCTAAAAACAGCCACTTGCGGTCTTTAAAGAACTTATCCTGGTGCATCCCATAAAACTTGTCCCAGTATTGACAAGCCTCTCTGTCAAATTTAcctgtgtgtggaggagattTTAGAATAATAAACTGTACATATGAGGTTTGGAAACTtggaaaaatcttttttttgcTGGAGTACTTTCTTGCCTTGTTCCTTTAATGGAATTTTCACACAGGAATTTTCTTCCGCCTTTTGCCTTGCGTTTTCTTTATCCTCCTCTGTCCATTGTACATGATCCCTAAAATATTAAGCATTACAAAAGCAACTGTTAGTACATCTGTTCAACTCCAGTAACTCACAAACTGTATCAAATAAAGGAAATCAGCACAATAACGTATAAAACCACAGTTGCGTTTTGAAGTTCATCAGAAAGCTCTta
This window encodes:
- the mettl8 gene encoding tRNA N(3)-cytidine methyltransferase METTL8, mitochondrial; this translates as MHKLRSSSLVKAAEVFSRLSSRSKSTGGRPSAPLGSRFLTNPDDIFKHNMWDHVQWTEEDKENARQKAEENSCVKIPLKEQGKFDREACQYWDKFYGMHQDKFFKDRKWLFLEFPELLPAGAKSQATNMSLADQQAPPTGSSTDTETRHQQHNGPTNHHRSPDTSNHQEPRLEKDEAAVQTAIFPGQHASFRILEVGCGVGNSVFPIVKSIKETDAFLYCCDFSPCAIQLVKDHPDYDDSLCHAFVHDICEEMASFPFPPQSLDVILAVFVLSSIHPDRIQGVVNRLSTYLKHGGIFLFRDYGRYDFSQLRFKKGRCLSENFYTRGDGTCVYFFTKEEVHDLFSNAGLEEVQNLEDRRLQVNRGKKVAMHRVWMQGKYRKLYPPSPS